The Halobellus sp. MBLA0158 genome has a window encoding:
- a CDS encoding DUF5797 family protein has product MTDDSALSAEATERLADVVRLQPTKNKELQERWGLESGSEVHQYLENELKDYYYRDDNSLIRATSEAAELVDVEPGVESDEEGGGVPSVIRVPELESQVFAVVAGPDERSESVVSVLNGVRDAFDVDPSVEDVREALQSLRRKGVVEVIYRTVPTFRLAVDRDEVDVEVTE; this is encoded by the coding sequence GTGACAGACGACAGCGCCCTCTCGGCCGAGGCCACAGAGCGCCTCGCCGACGTCGTACGGTTGCAACCGACGAAGAACAAAGAGCTCCAAGAGCGGTGGGGGCTGGAGTCCGGCAGCGAGGTCCACCAGTACCTCGAAAACGAACTGAAGGACTACTACTACCGCGACGACAACAGCCTCATCCGGGCGACGAGCGAGGCGGCGGAGCTGGTCGACGTCGAGCCGGGCGTCGAGAGCGACGAGGAGGGCGGCGGCGTGCCCTCGGTGATCCGCGTCCCCGAACTGGAGTCACAGGTGTTCGCGGTCGTCGCCGGCCCCGACGAGCGCTCCGAGAGCGTCGTGAGCGTCCTCAACGGCGTCCGCGACGCCTTCGACGTCGACCCGTCCGTCGAGGACGTCCGCGAGGCGCTCCAGAGCCTCCGGCGCAAGGGCGTCGTCGAGGTGATCTACCGGACGGTCCCGACGTTCCGTCTGGCCGTCGACCGCGACGAGGTCGACGTCGAAGTGACCGAGTAG
- a CDS encoding bis(5'-nucleosyl)-tetraphosphatase: protein MTVEAVSAGAILFRDTRGEREYLLLKSRPGDWEFPKGGVEGEEELQQTAIREVKEEAGIEDFRLIDGFREEYDYVFEAGGDTIHKTVHLFIARSFEANAELSNEHRDLQWRDYEQAINTITQDGPREIFEEAHEYLDQLAAENAEAGDGKYLA from the coding sequence ATGACGGTAGAAGCGGTCAGCGCTGGAGCCATCCTCTTCCGCGACACCCGCGGCGAACGGGAGTATTTGCTCCTGAAGAGCCGCCCCGGGGACTGGGAGTTCCCCAAAGGCGGGGTCGAAGGCGAAGAGGAGCTCCAGCAGACGGCGATCAGAGAAGTGAAAGAGGAAGCCGGCATCGAGGACTTCCGTCTCATCGACGGCTTCCGCGAGGAGTACGACTACGTGTTCGAGGCCGGCGGTGACACGATCCACAAGACGGTCCACCTCTTCATCGCGCGCTCGTTCGAGGCGAACGCGGAGCTGTCGAACGAACACCGCGACCTCCAGTGGCGCGACTACGAGCAGGCGATCAACACGATCACCCAGGACGGACCGCGGGAGATCTTCGAGGAGGCCCACGAGTACCTCGACCAGCTCGCCGCCGAGAACGCCGAGGCCGGCGACGGGAAGTACCTCGCGTAG
- a CDS encoding DUF5787 family protein: MAPGTAEFGFELLVCRWAESAWPPGSHEDTDESGAASPPARAREDAVLVARQLGTQERRWDTVVLECDPAGLAARARFGERELDSDLLHVVRNAPEEWAWYRDALPHPGYPWRYVRAAVHRAAGRGVVEKRRRGNRIEIRRVAPYPDWLRRIVAIENKPDLDASAARALSAQLEHDVETGLADEVWVATEATGDRIEPALLEDLPVDVGIVALSFDGGDDAASPAGPHVRTDASVEWYPTEVTPPDADRDEERRRRRLELAERAYGRGWRSYHETMRPDCRHFELRRVGRALVPHCAAKERSQTAAECAGSCPDFEPEPPAWRTRGWPIEGGPGKGIKRLLAGRREWIRDREREQERTDERE; encoded by the coding sequence GTGGCCCCCGGAACCGCGGAGTTCGGCTTCGAACTCCTGGTCTGTCGGTGGGCGGAGAGCGCCTGGCCGCCCGGCAGTCACGAGGACACCGACGAGAGCGGCGCGGCGAGCCCTCCCGCGCGAGCCCGCGAGGACGCCGTGCTCGTCGCCCGACAGCTCGGCACACAGGAGCGCCGCTGGGACACGGTCGTCCTCGAATGCGACCCGGCCGGGCTGGCGGCCCGCGCGCGGTTCGGCGAGCGCGAGCTGGACTCGGACCTGCTGCACGTCGTCCGCAACGCCCCCGAGGAGTGGGCGTGGTACCGCGACGCCCTGCCGCACCCGGGCTACCCGTGGCGCTACGTCCGGGCGGCCGTCCACCGCGCGGCCGGGCGGGGCGTCGTCGAGAAGCGCCGCCGCGGCAACCGGATCGAGATCCGCCGCGTCGCGCCGTACCCCGACTGGCTCCGCCGGATCGTCGCCATCGAGAACAAGCCCGACCTCGACGCATCGGCGGCGCGGGCGCTCTCGGCGCAACTGGAACACGACGTCGAGACCGGGCTGGCCGACGAGGTCTGGGTGGCGACCGAGGCGACGGGCGATCGGATCGAGCCCGCACTCCTGGAGGACCTCCCGGTCGACGTGGGCATCGTGGCGCTCTCGTTCGACGGGGGCGACGACGCCGCTTCGCCGGCGGGCCCCCACGTCCGGACCGACGCGTCGGTGGAGTGGTACCCGACCGAGGTGACGCCGCCCGACGCCGACCGCGACGAGGAGCGGCGGCGGCGCCGGCTCGAACTCGCCGAGCGCGCCTACGGCCGCGGCTGGCGGTCGTACCACGAGACGATGCGGCCGGACTGCCGGCACTTCGAGCTCCGACGGGTCGGGCGCGCCCTCGTCCCGCACTGCGCGGCCAAAGAGCGATCACAGACCGCCGCCGAGTGCGCCGGGTCGTGCCCCGACTTCGAGCCCGAGCCGCCCGCCTGGCGGACGCGCGGGTGGCCCATCGAGGGCGGTCCCGGGAAGGGAATCAAGCGGCTTCTGGCGGGGCGTCGGGAGTGGATCCGCGATCGGGAGCGAGAACAAGAGCGGACGGACGAACGCGAGTGA
- a CDS encoding transcription factor S, whose product MEFCDECGSMMKTDGDVWVCGSCGYEKPRNTADEEHMTSTAAREESEVVDMSDVDDSEIGPTTTVVCPECGNDRARYEMKQIRSADESETRFFTCTECGHKWREDDH is encoded by the coding sequence ATGGAGTTCTGCGACGAATGCGGTTCGATGATGAAGACCGACGGCGACGTCTGGGTCTGCGGTAGCTGCGGCTACGAGAAGCCCCGTAACACGGCCGACGAGGAGCATATGACCTCGACGGCCGCCCGCGAAGAGAGCGAGGTCGTCGACATGTCCGACGTCGACGACTCCGAGATCGGCCCGACCACCACGGTCGTCTGCCCCGAGTGCGGCAACGACCGCGCGCGCTACGAGATGAAGCAGATCCGGTCCGCAGACGAGTCCGAGACGCGATTTTTCACCTGTACCGAGTGCGGTCACAAGTGGCGCGAGGACGACCACTGA